A part of Microbulbifer sp. MI-G genomic DNA contains:
- the hslO gene encoding Hsp33 family molecular chaperone HslO yields the protein MSDQLERFILSQHDIRGQVVTLSEAYRAVLENNPLPAPVARLLGEFLAAACLLSTTLKFDGLLSLQARGKGRVSLIMAECTHHSDLRGIARITEGAPIAGQAGLRELIGAHSALTITLEPKRGERYQGVVPMEQGDLAGCLQDYFTQSEQLDTRFWLECDGNQAGGIMLQVLPGNNAASAEENRDAWETARHLADSVTARELYTLPHRELIHRLFHQLKPASLGTDTIRFKCSCSRERSARALVSLGAGDLYKLLDEQNGEIVTNCQFCNARYHFDRDQIEVLLNAPPHTLH from the coding sequence ATGTCCGACCAACTGGAGCGTTTTATCCTCTCCCAACACGATATTCGCGGGCAGGTGGTGACCCTTTCTGAGGCCTACCGGGCGGTACTGGAAAACAACCCCCTGCCGGCGCCGGTGGCACGCCTGTTGGGGGAATTTCTCGCAGCCGCCTGCCTGCTCTCCACCACCCTGAAATTTGACGGCTTGCTGAGCCTGCAGGCCCGCGGCAAGGGGCGAGTTTCACTGATCATGGCGGAATGCACCCATCACAGCGATCTGCGCGGCATAGCGCGCATCACTGAGGGTGCACCGATTGCAGGTCAGGCCGGCCTGCGGGAACTGATCGGTGCCCACAGTGCCCTGACCATAACTCTGGAACCCAAGCGCGGTGAGCGCTACCAGGGCGTGGTGCCCATGGAACAGGGGGATCTGGCCGGATGCCTGCAAGACTACTTCACCCAGTCGGAGCAACTGGACACGCGCTTCTGGCTGGAATGCGACGGAAACCAAGCGGGTGGTATTATGCTACAGGTACTGCCGGGTAATAATGCCGCCTCCGCCGAGGAGAACCGTGACGCTTGGGAAACCGCCCGGCATCTGGCCGACTCCGTGACTGCCCGTGAACTATACACGCTCCCACACCGCGAACTGATTCACCGCCTGTTCCACCAATTAAAGCCCGCAAGCCTGGGCACGGACACAATTCGCTTCAAATGCAGCTGCTCGCGGGAACGCAGCGCCAGGGCACTGGTATCTCTGGGCGCCGGGGATCTGTACAAGCTGTTGGATGAGCAGAACGGAGAAATCGTTACAAATTGTCAGTTTTGCAATGCCCGCTACCATTTTGACCGAGACCAGATCGAAGTGCTGCTCAATGCACCACCCCATACCCTGCACTGA